The Triticum aestivum cultivar Chinese Spring chromosome 5A, IWGSC CS RefSeq v2.1, whole genome shotgun sequence genomic sequence aacatgcaacaacaaagtagaggacgtctaacttgtttttgcagggcatgttgtgatgtgatatggtcaaagcatgatgctgaattttattgtatgagatgatcatgttttgtaaccgagttatcggcaactggcaggagccatatggttgtcgctttattgtatgcaatgcaatcgcgatgtaatgctttactttattactaaacggtagtgatagtcgtggaagcataagattggcgagacgacaacgatgctacgatggagatcaaggtgtcatgccggtgacgatggtgatcatgacggtgcttcggagatggagatcacaagcacaagatgatgaccatatcatatcacttatattgattgcatgtgatgtttatctttttatgcatcttatcttgctttgattgacggtagcattataagatgatctctcactaaattatcaagaagtgttctccctgagtatgcaccgttgccaaagttcgtcgtgcccagacaccacgtgatgatcgggtgtgataagctctacgtccatctacaacgggtgcaagccagttttgcacacgcagaatactcaggttaaacttgacgagcctagcatatgcagatatggcctcggaacacggagaccgaaaggtcgagcgtgaatcatatagtagatatgatcaacataacgatgttcaccattgaaaactactccatctcacgtgatgatcggttatggtttagttgatttggatcacgtgatcacttagaggattagagggatgtctatctaagtgggagttctttagtaatatgattaattgaacttaaaatttatcatgaacttagtcctggtagtattttgcaaatcatgttgtagatcaatagctcgcgttgttgcttccctatgtttattttgatatgttcctagagaaaattgtgttgaaaaatgttagtagcaatgttgcggatttgatccgtgatctgaggttaaatcctcattgctgcacagaagaattatgtccttaatgcaccgctaggtgacggacctattgcaggagcaaatgcagacgttatgaacgtttggctagctcaatatgatgactacttgatagtttaagtgcaccatgcttaacggcttagaatcgggacttcaaagacgttttgaatgtcatggaccatatgagatgttccaggagttgaagctaatatttcaagcaaatacccgagttgagagatatgaagtctccaacaagttctatagctaaaaaatggaggagaatcgctcaactagtgagcatgtgctcagattgtctgagtactacaatcgcttgaatcaagtgggagttaatcttccagataagatagtgattgacagaattctctagtcaccatcaccaagttagtagaacttcatgatgaactatgacatgcaagggataacggaaacgattcccaagctcttcgtaatgcggaaattgacgaaggtagaaatcgagaaaaacatcaagtgttgatggtagacaagaccactagtttcaagaaaaggggcagaaggaagaaggggaacttcaagaagaacagcaagcaagttgctgctcaagtgaagaagcccaagtctgatcctaagcctgagactaagtgtttctactgcaaagggactggtcactggaagcggatctaccccaagtgattggcggataagaaggatggcaaagtgaacataagtatatttgatatacatgttattgatgtgtactttactagtgtttatcacaaaccctcagtatttgatactagttcagttgctaagattagtaactcgaaacgggagttgcagaataaacagagactagttaagggtgaagtgacgatgtgtgttggaagtggttccaagattgatatgatcatcgtcacacactccctatactttcgggattagtgttgaacctaaataagtgttatttggtgtttgcgttgagcatgaatatgatttgatcatgtttattgtaatacgattattcatttaagtaagagaataaattgttgttctatttacatgaatagaaccttatatggttacacacccaatgaaaatagtttgttggatctcgatcgtagtgatacacataatcataatattgaaaccaaaagatgcaaagttaataatgataagtgcaacttgtttgtagcactgccgtttaggtcatattggtgtaaagcgcatgaagaaactccatactgatggaattttggaatcacttgattatgaatcacttgatgcttgcgaactgtgccttttgggcaagatgactaaaactccgttctccggaacaatggaacgagctactgacttattggaaataatacataccgatgtatgcgatccaatgggtgctgatgctcgtggcaagcatcattgttttctgaccttcacaagatgatttgagcagatatgggtatatctacttgatgaaacataagtctgaaatagttgaaaggttcaaagaatttcagagtgaagtggaaaaatcatcgtaacaagaaaataaactttctgcgatctgatcgcggagacaaatatttgagttacgagtttggtcttcaattaaaacaatgtggaatagtttcacagctcacgccacctggaacaccacatcgttatggtgtgtccgaacgtcgtaaccgcactttatttgatatggtgcgatctatgatatctctttaccactatcgtttcggggttatgcattagagacaactgcattcacgttttaaaatagggcaccatctaaatccgttgagacgacactgtatgaactatggtttagcagtaaacctaagctgttgtttcttaaagtttggggctgcgatgtgataaagtttcatcctgataagctcgaacccaaatcggagaagtgcgtcttcatagaatacccaaaggaaattgttgggtacaccttctatcacagatccgaaggcaagacattcgttgctaaaatggatcctttccagagaaggagtttctctcgaaagaagtgagtgggaggagagtagaacttgatgaggtaattataccttctcccttattggaaagtagttcatcacagaaatcagttccagtgattcctacaccaataagtgaggaagttaatgatgatggtcatcaaacttcagatcaagttactaccaaacctcgtaggtcttccagagtaagatccgcaccagagtggtacggtaatcatgttctggaagtcatgttactagaccatgatgaacctatgaactatgaggaagcaatgatgagcccagattccacgaaatggcttgaggccatgaaatctgagatatgatccatgtatgagaacaaagtgtagacttttattgacttgcccgatgatcggtgagtcattaagaataaatggatcttcaagaggaagacggacattgatagtagtgttactatctacaaagctagacttgtcgaaaaaggtttttgacaaagttcaaggtgttgaatacgatgagattttcttactcgtatcgatgcttaaaagtctgtccgaatcatgttagcaattgccgcattttatgattatgaaatttggcagatggatgtcaaaactgcattcctgaatggatttctggaagaagagttgtatatgatgcaaccggaaggttttgtcgatccaaagggagctaacaaagtgtgcaagctccagcgatccatttatggactggtgcaagaatctcggagttggaatatacgctttgataagttgatcaaagcatatagtttttgtacagacttacggtgaagcctgtatttacaagaaattgagtgggagcactacaacatttctgataagtatatgtgaatgacatattgttgatcggaaataatgtagaattattctgcaaagcatgaaaggatacttgaataaaagtttttcaaagaaagaccttggtgaagctgcttacacattgagcatcaagatctatatagatagatgaagacgcttgataagatttttcaatgaatacataccttgataaatttttgaaatagttcaaaatggaacaatcaaagaaggagttcttgcctgtgttgcaaggtgtgaagttgagtaagactcaaagcccgaccacggcagaaaatagaaagagaatgaaagtcattccctatgcctcagtcataggttctataaagtatgccatgctgtataccagatctattgtatgccataccactgagtttggcaagggagtacaatagtgatctaggagtagatcactggagagcggtcaaaattgtccttagtggaataaggatatgtttctcgattatggaaaaaggttcgtcgtaaagggttacgccgatgcaagtttgacactaatctagatgactctaagtctcgatctagatacatattgaaagtgggagcaattaggtagagtagctccatgcagagcattgttgacatagaaatttgcaaaatacatgaggatctgaatgtggcagacccgttgactaagattctctcacaagcaaaacatgatcacaccttagtactccttgggtgttaatcacatagcgatgtgaactagattactgaatctagtaaaccctttgggtgttggtcacatagcgatgtgaactatgggtgttaatcacatggtgatgtgaactattgctgttaaatcacatggcgatgtgaactagattattgactctagtgcaagtgggagactgaaggaaatatgccctagaggcaataataaagttattatttatttccttatatcatgataaatgtttattattcatgctagaattgtattaaccggaaacataatacatgtgtgaatacatagacaaacagagtgtcactagtatgcctctacttgactagctctttaatcaaagatggttatgtttcctgaccatgaacaaagagttgttatttgattaacgaggtcacatcattagttgaatgatctgattgacatgacccattccattagcttagcacctgattgtttagtatgttgctattgctttcttcatgacttatacatgttcctatgactatgagattatgcaactcccgtttgccggaggaacactttgggtgctaccaaacgtcacaacgtaactgggtgattataaaggagcattacaggtgtctccaaaggtagatgttgggttggcgtatttcgagattaggatttgtcactccgattgtcggagaggtatctctgggccctctcggtaatgcacatcacataagccttgcaagcactgcaactaatatgttagttgtgagatgatgtattacggaacgagtaaagagacttgccggtaacgagattgaactaggtattggataccgacgatcaaatctcgggcaagtaacataccgatgacaaagggaacaacgtatgtcgttatacggtctgaccgataaagattttcgtagaatatgtaggagccaatatgggcatccaggtcccgctattggttattgaccggagacgtgtctcggtcatgtctacattgttctcgaacccgtagggtccgcacgcttaaggttacgatgacatttatattatgagtttatgagttttgatgtaccgaaggagttcggagtcccggatgagatcggggacatgacgaggagtctcgaaatggtcgagacgtaaagatcgatatattggacgactatattcggagttcggaaaggttccgagtgattcgggtattttcgggagtaccggggagttacgggaatacggggaagagtattgggccttgatgggctttagtgggaagaggagaaaaaggctgcgcccccccctcccctctagtccgaattggactagggaaaagggggccggccacctttccttctcatccacttccttctcccttcctccccttttggtggactcctactaggacttggagtcctagtaggacaccacatcatggcgcgccctccccctagggccggcctcctcctcccttgctcctttatatacggaggcagggggacaccccatgacacacaagttgatccacgtgatctattccttagccgtgtgcggtgccccctgccaccatagacctcgataatactgtagcggagtttaggcgaagccctgctgctgtagtacatcaagatcgtcaccacgccgtcgtgctgacgaaactcttccccgacactttgctggatcggagtccggggatcgtcatcgagctgaacgtgtgctcgaactcggaggtgccgtagtttcggtacttgatcggttggatcgtgaagacgtacgactacttcctctacgtcgtgtcatcgcttccgcagtcgatctgcgttgggtacgtagacaatactctcccctcgttgctatgcatcacatgatcctgtgtgtgtgtaggaaattttttgaaattactacgaaacccaacacaccGTTGTTTTTCAACCAAACTATTttgagagaagtgcatatttcaaccctGAACTCTTGCCCTAGTCTATTTTACAACCCTGAACTTTAATACCGTCTAAATTACAACCCCCAAGTCTCAAAACCGGTCAGGATTCAACCCTCCCCTCCCTGTTGCCCGGTTTTGACCTGGGGTGACCAGTTTTGACTAGTCAACGGGTCCAATCAGCatgccacgtcagaatttttttcaaaatttcaagaaaaagtaaataaaaatctATAAGATCagggaaaaaatataaaaaggcaAAATTACGAAAAAAATCGCGAAAAAAGCTAGGGAAAATAaaaatgatttttttctggaatttgagtttttgggttttttctggatttttttggaAATCCGTTTTTTTATTTTCCCTGTTTTTCGGAAATTGgatttcttattttttttcctggATTTTCTTCGATTTTacaggttgtttccttggaaatttCGCATTTTTTGCTGATATGGCATGCTGACTGgacctgttgactggtcaaaaccggtcaacagaGAGGGGAGGGTTGAATCCTGGCCGGTTTTGAGAGTTGGGGGTTGTAATTTAGATGGTATTGGAGTTCGGGGTTGTAAATTAGACTAGGGCAAAAGTTGagggttgaaatatgcacttcttTCAACTATTTTAGAGATATTTGGGTGTGGGAAGCGACAATACAACTACGATTACAACCAAAGTATTTTAGCAATGCCAAGTAGAATTCGCGAGCATANNNNNNNNNNNNNNNNNNNNNNNNNNNNNNNNNNNNNNNNNNNNNNNNNNNNNNNNNNNNNNNNNNNNNNNNNNNNNNNNNNNNNNNNNNNNNNNNNNNNNNNNNNNNNNNNNNNNNNNNNNNNNNNNNNNNNNNNNNNNNNNNNNNNNNNNNNNNNNNNNNNNNNNNNNNNNNNNNNNNNNNNNNNNNNNNNNNNNNNNNNNNNNNNNNCGCGAATTTGGGTAACGGCTACGAGAGATAAAAATAAAGAAAACTGTACCCGACTAGGGATGGATGTAAACTCGTAAGCTACCGAGGGTAGGGATAATCAGCCAGGTcttattttaaaaaaaactgcCCCGCCACTGCAGGCAGGTTAGTTGCTCTGTTGTTGACGGAGAGTTCTTCGCGAAGAGACCTTAGGATATAAGTTGCTAAAACAAACGGAGGGGAGGATCGACCCATTCAGTAGAATTCCGAAGAAAGACTGTTGGCAATGAGTcggaagaaagaaacaaaaaagatgtttttttaataaaaaaaataTAGCATTCGTCTCCATTGCATTAGATGTCTTCCTATATTCAcatgttttcaatttaattttaatCGTCTGATATGTTAGAATCATGCAAACATTAATTACTAGAAATAACACTAGAAGATAATTTTTTGTAACAATGCGCAATTTATTTTATTGTAACATATGGATGTGTGCGTCGCAACCATCGCAACCGATGCAGAAGGTGAAAGCTTCCACCTTCTTTTCTAAAACCGTACTATGTTTGTTTTTCTCTCTAAATAACATGGAACACATAAGAGAAGACCGCCTTATCAACCAGTACCGTATATGTATAAACTGATAGCACTGACAACTGGGACTCATGTTTCGTGTAAATCAAATTGCCAAGGTTACAAAAACCCTATGTATCTGCACTGCATATGCCTTCACACcctatttgtgtgtttattttgCCAACCAGACAGGCCCCGAGACTCCTCCCTTGTAGCATTCATCCACGTATCTAGCAGACTCGGGACGTGACAGAAGAGCAGCGCCCCGGATTACGGCGTCTTCGTCCCTGATTAGCCCTCTACCATTGAAGTAATCCTCGAGGAGCTGCCCAACCATGGGGATCCTCACACTGCCACCGACGAGAATGACCTCGTCGATGGCGTCCTTGCGGCTCTGCGTTTGGGAAGTGGGAGCACCTCCCATCACTACCGTGTCCTCTATTTCCAGTGCTCTCTCGATGAGGTCACGGTTCAGCTCCTCGAACTTGGCCCGCGTGAGCTCCTCGTAGATATCTGCGCCTTCGCCGAGAACCGGTCCGATGTTCATCAGAACGCCATCTCGGTCGCTCAGTAACTTCTTGACCCTCTCGCAGGCTGCTCTCAGCTTCTTGAGAGCGCCCTCGTCCCCACGGATATCACGGTGACGCCTCTCCCTGATCAACTCCACGAAATGGTCCACAATCCTGTCAGTGAAGTCGTCGCCTGCATGGAAGAAGTGAACCAGATCGAGTTTAGCCTCCTGCCTTAGCAAAATCTGCAGCTGTGTATGCTCAGCTCACGTACGTACCGCCGAGGTAGGCATCATGGCGTTCCTCGAGGAGATGACCCGTGCCATCCTTGAATCTGAACTTTGTAGCGTGGCTCGTGCGGCCGCCGAGATGGAAGACGAGGATGACCTTGCCGTCGCCCCTCTTCTCGTGAAGGCGATATGCCGCGGCTGCCGCGACCTGCTCGTCGACGACCTTGGCGACACCGAAGCCACCGTGCAAGCGCGCAGCTTCTCTCCTGACCGAACTCCGTTGGGCACCATTGAAGTGCCCGGGGACGGTGACAAGGGCGCTCTCGATCTCGCGGCCCAGGCGCGCCTCCGCCATCTTCTTAAGCTCGGCCATGAGGATGCCGGCCACACGCTCGGGAAGGAAATTCATCACGTGGCCATCCTCGGTCTCCATCTGGATGCCGCATCTTCCCAGCTGTTCGGTGAATTGGTACGGCACTAACTCTGCTTCTCTCTTCACCATCTCGTTGTACATCCTATGTGAACAATTGAATTTGCGGAATCAAATAATCCATCCACTCGATCAGTTGTGCAAACTAGAAGAGAGTTAGTACTAAGCAAGTTACTTGCCTGATGCCGAGGAGTCGCTTGAAGCCGGAAACGGCTGTCCCGGGGCTGACGGCGGCGTGGTTCATGGCGGCCTCTCCGACGAGGGTACCGTTGTCTGTGAAGGCAACCCAGGAGGGGATGCAGAGCTGGTACGCGGTGTAGGGATCCAGTCGGCCTCCGTAGCCGGCGATGCAGGACTTGGTGTTGCCGAGGTGGATGGCCGCCTTTTCGTTCTGCGAGATCCCGTGGTACTGCAGGAACTCGTTGGCGCAGTACGCAGGCGACACGCCTCGCGGGAGGCCGAACGCCGCCGCTCCCGATGCCGCTGGATGTCATGCCGAGAAAATCAATCAAATTATCGAGAATTAGGCAACAGGAGATCGATCTATATCGGAGAGGGAGAAGAAAGCAGACCCATGGCCAGGAACAGGAGCAGAACGCCGAGGTAGAGGAGCGGACGAGTCGCCGCCATTGGAGCTTCTGTTTCTCGATCGGCGTGTTTTGGCGATCCGAGTTATCCGAGTGCTGGCTTTCTGCTAGCCGACGGTTGTACATCAGTATCGATCAGGCCGCGCCCGACTCCAACATATTATCCGAGTAATATTGACCAATCTGTATACGTCTCGTCCATGAagtcatgtttttttttcttttcttttgcaggAGGCGAAAAAGTCATGTTGAAGTCATGCTCAAACTTCAAAGTCACAGTTGACACATGCATGCAGCTTGTTTAAAAAAAACGGTTGACACATGCATGCTTCACCTGCCAGCATCGATCGGTCACTAACTTCATTTCCACCTACTCATGTCCAGCTGAATCACGGAACAAGGCCGGCCACTGGATTCTACGACTGTTTGAACACCGGCCGGCCGGCTGCGCTCCAGTTCTTAATCCTCAGTCAGAAATCACAATCCCATTCCAGGTGCAATGGATTTTGCCATACTGTTGCTTCTCTTGATCTTTGCACCAGCAGGGATGCCATCATTTACCAGCTGCCCCTCATCCACCTTCGGTAAGTGATTTgcctctttatcttcttctttACTTGCGGCTGCCTCTTTATCTTTTTGGTGCACATTATTAAACTAGGCTTGAATTTATTCTGATTTTTCCATTAAAAAACATCAATTTCCCATAGACGTCGGCAAGTGCAACTAATGGAGCCGTCTGACTTAATTTGGGATGGACTATTGTGTACAAATCGATGCTATATATCATCACTTTTCTTGGTAGCTCACCATATGTAGCTCAGTCAGTGTCGCTCATCTTCAACCTCGCTAGCCAGTATCGTATGTCGTATCTCCCAATGTTAGGCTTACATTTTTCTTATGCCTGCAGTCTGCAGAGCACAAGTTACTTGCTTTTCTCAAAactatttttacttttttgcaaaactgaaaTTCGCAAACAGGCACTTACATTGTTCTTACAATGACTGTAGATCATGTTGTCAACTCAGAAGGTGCACTTGAGTTCCCCTTGTTTCACACCGACCACCCGTGCGTCCAACAACATCGTGGTCGTCCGATGTCAACTGAAAGCATCAGTGAAACTGATGATACAGACCTACCCATTGACTTGATACGGAATGACAGCATAAACAACTTTGCCTTTCTAATGCCCGTCCAGCTGGGCACGCCACCGGTCTGGAACCTCGTGGCAGTTGACACTGGATCTCCATTCTGCTTTGTTCAGTGTAGACCTTGCACCCTCTGGTGCAACGATCAAGAGGGTGCTGGCCAGATATTCGATCCCAAGAAGTCCAAGAGTTTCAGGCGTATTGGGTGCTCGGCGAAAGCCTGCCGAGCACTTCAGTCGCGGCTGCGTCTGCCGTTCAAAGCATGCATGGAGAAAGAGGATAGCTGCCTTTACAGTGCCTCATACGGGAAAGGATCCTATTATTCAGTCGGCAAGCTGGTGGCAGACACAATCTCCATTGGGCGTGATGGCAAGGGATACAGTATTCCCAGCTTCATCTTCGGCTGCAGCTTGGACATCGAGTATGATCAGGGCGAGGCCGGCATATTCGGGTTCGGTGCCGCGCCGTCTTCTTTCTTCTCACAGGTAGTACGGGTGGTTAACTATCGGGCATTCAGCTACTGTTTTCCGAGTGACAGAAAGAAGACTGGATATTTGTCCATCGGGGATTACAACCGTGACAATTCTACTTCTTACACCCCCTTGTTCGTGGCTCATCAACGGCCAGTGTTTGCACTGACGCTGGATAAGGTGGTGGTCAATGGGATCACGCTGATCACAGACCCCTCAGAAATGATGGTTGACACTGGGGCAAAATGGACGGTGCTGCGGTCTGATACCTTCAGCCAACTTGAGACGGTAATCTCCAAGGCTTTGGGAACTTTGGGATATAAGCGCACCCTTGTTCTGGGACCAAATCATATGTGCTATGAGGAGGACTTATTCACAGTGTTCCGCAATTGGTCCGCTTTGCCTGTGGTACAACTTTCGTTCGACATGGGTGCTACACTTACATTGGCACCCGAGAGCTCATTTCATTTTAGAAGCAGTCATGGACTATGCACGTATTTCATGAGAGATGCTGGCATGGGGAAAGCAGGTTTGCAGCTGGTGGGGAACTCGGTCACACGATCGATCGGCGTCACCTTTGATTTTCAAGGGGGGCGGTTTGCTTTTCGGGATGGAGACTGCTGATCAGTCAGTGTAATGCGAGTGTGACCGGTCAGTTGTTCTTATTAAATGCTCAATTAAAATGTTAATATTGTGTATTGGCAGGCAAAGGATTGGCACATCCTCAACGGCGCAGGACATGTCCTCTAGGACACCAATGACTGGCGCCGGGCATGAAGAGTTTGCGGCTGCTCCTGCGGTTCTGCTCGCTCGTTCAGGAGCTTCGTGTGTTCTTGTTTCAGTACTAGATTCCCAATAATTGTAACAATGCATGTCCAGCTTGTGCACTACTTGGCTATTAAAGAATAGAAAGATTATAAACCCTTTCGGTGTTGATTTTCTTTCGAGTCTCATACTATTGTTCTACGCTAGAGGATCTACAGATGGAACCCTCGTATCCGTCTTGTTAAATGGGAAGCGTTCCTACTCTTCGATGGGGATCCGCGTTGGTTTATATATATATGAGGCAGAAACAACCTCTGCCGTGGCTTACAAGCTTGGACCGATCACTAGGATTCAGTCGTTACATGAGATCGCTAGAAAAGGGGATAGCTACGGGAGAGATAGAGAATAAGGAGTTTGTTGAGATTACAATTGATATTTATCTCTAATTCTAACACCCTCTGTCGATGtcaaaccagcggatctcgggtagggggttccgaaatgtgcgtctaagacggatggtaataggaggcaagggacacgatgtttacccaggttcgggccttcttgatggaggtaaaaccctatgtcctgcttgattattct encodes the following:
- the LOC123108365 gene encoding aspartyl protease family protein At5g10770, translating into MDFAILLLLLIFAPAGMPSFTSCPSSTFDHVVNSEGALEFPLFHTDHPCVQQHRGRPMSTESISETDDTDLPIDLIRNDSINNFAFLMPVQLGTPPVWNLVAVDTGSPFCFVQCRPCTLWCNDQEGAGQIFDPKKSKSFRRIGCSAKACRALQSRLRLPFKACMEKEDSCLYSASYGKGSYYSVGKLVADTISIGRDGKGYSIPSFIFGCSLDIEYDQGEAGIFGFGAAPSSFFSQVVRVVNYRAFSYCFPSDRKKTGYLSIGDYNRDNSTSYTPLFVAHQRPVFALTLDKVVVNGITLITDPSEMMVDTGAKWTVLRSDTFSQLETVISKALGTLGYKRTLVLGPNHMCYEEDLFTVFRNWSALPVVQLSFDMGATLTLAPESSFHFRSSHGLCTYFMRDAGMGKAGLQLVGNSVTRSIGVTFDFQGGRFAFRDGDC
- the LOC123108364 gene encoding heat shock 70 kDa protein BIP2, with amino-acid sequence MAATRPLLYLGVLLLFLAMAASGAAAFGLPRGVSPAYCANEFLQYHGISQNEKAAIHLGNTKSCIAGYGGRLDPYTAYQLCIPSWVAFTDNGTLVGEAAMNHAAVSPGTAVSGFKRLLGIRMYNEMVKREAELVPYQFTEQLGRCGIQMETEDGHVMNFLPERVAGILMAELKKMAEARLGREIESALVTVPGHFNGAQRSSVRREAARLHGGFGVAKVVDEQVAAAAAYRLHEKRGDGKVILVFHLGGRTSHATKFRFKDGTGHLLEERHDAYLGGDDFTDRIVDHFVELIRERRHRDIRGDEGALKKLRAACERVKKLLSDRDGVLMNIGPVLGEGADIYEELTRAKFEELNRDLIERALEIEDTVVMGGAPTSQTQSRKDAIDEVILVGGSVRIPMVGQLLEDYFNGRGLIRDEDAVIRGAALLSRPESARYVDECYKGGVSGPVWLAK